AGTGATGACAGTGACACTGCAGATGACTTAGCAGAGAACAGTGAAGATGATGCCAGTGAAAGCCATCAGTCAGACAATGATGATCCAAACTGGACCCCTGAAAGGATAGATGAAGCCTATCAAAAGTTAGGAGAAGATACTGTCAATGACAGCCAAACAGCAAAACCAAGGTACAGCAACGAACATGATAAAGAACATTTGTACATATCCCCCACTTTTCTAAAATGAATATCCCATTCTGAAACAAGGATTGAAAACATTTTATCCCAAATCCATGCCATCATCTCCCCCCTCCACCCTCCTCCCTCCAAAACAACTCACATGTTGAATCACCATTAACATATTTCTTACTCCAAGAGGCTAGACTGCAATGGAAAGGATGAACGTGAGGAGCCAAAAGGAATCGTGTTCCTTTCAAAACTGTTTATACTGTTCCAGTACTGTCACAATTGCCTAGCACCCAGCCCAGAAACTAGTTGTACACAAACAGGGACTTTGATAACCATCAAGACCAAGTGTAGTAGTTGTCACCAGATATTCACCTGGGAAAGTCAACCATTCCTCATGGGGAAATTTCCTGCCGGAAACATCCTACTCAGCTTTGCTACTCTCTGTGCCGGAGCATCAATAAAGAAACTCTTAACAGTTTTTAGGCATATGGGTTTACTTGCATTTAGTGAGCCCACTTTTTATTACCACCAGCGTCACCTCCTGATACCAACTGTCATCTCTTTCTGGAGAAAATACCAATCAAGACTACTAGACTCCCTGAAAGGAAAAGAAGTAGTTCTTGCCGGGGACGGGCGGCACGACAGTATGGGCCACTCCGCAAAGTACGGCACATATACCATATTTTGCTGCACAGTTGGACTTATCA
Above is a window of Montipora capricornis isolate CH-2021 chromosome 6, ASM3666992v2, whole genome shotgun sequence DNA encoding:
- the LOC138051077 gene encoding uncharacterized protein; its protein translation is MANNQKQWVKTLQEMQKPSDDSDLRPDCAKTAPETTVESDDSDTADDLAENSEDDASESHQSDNDDPNWTPERIDEAYQKLGEDTVNDSQTAKPSSYSKRLDCNGKDEREEPKGIVFLSKLFILFQYCHNCLAPSPETSCTQTGTLITIKTKCSSCHQIFTWESQPFLMGKFPAGNILLSFATLCAGASIKKLLTVFRHMGLLAFSEPTFYYHQRHLLIPTVISFWRKYQSRLLDSLKGKEVVLAGDGRHDSMGHSAKYGTYTIFCCTVGLIIHIVLVQANQAGSSTNIEFMAFKEAITYLLATGMIIKSFISDRHVSIAKWMREECGKKCAELGKPVINHFFDLWHIGKSKT